The Porites lutea chromosome 4, jaPorLute2.1, whole genome shotgun sequence genome contains a region encoding:
- the LOC140932736 gene encoding uncharacterized protein, with protein MIPRRFLLFVAAAFVLQFQMYAQLRMMLIILSLAQFQLEGRAFLRLFEIRRRRRNRRGHPYFWVLPRPADSWFDIHYNDPRIPDEYFRKQLRMRRATFRLLLDVLRPYITRQNTRFRRCIEPEKVLAIGLTRLAHGGTYVSIGPGFNVGTTTVIEAVEDVVTGLVSIKHDYIKFPETEAQVVETRETFEELSDLPNVAGAIDCTHVTIKAPTDSRVDYFSRFQRYDIIVQAVADGKKRFLDVAAGFPGSLHDARVLRNSRLYRRCENQELLTGPTMNVLGREIGPYLVADSAYFLAPWLQKVYPEGTQDPDEIAFNEELSSARVSVECAFGILKSRWRILTKQIESGVSSVSDTVVACAVLHNFCINAGDEWEWDDGDDDGGNDNDVNVLRDGDDIRELLKEYIAM; from the coding sequence ATGATCCCAAGACGTTTTCTGCTTTTTGTAGCTGCAGCATTTGTCCTACAATTTCAGATGTACGCTCAGCTGAGGATGATGCTGATAATTTTGTCTCTTGCTCAATTTCAACTAGAGGGGAGAGCTTTTCTGAGATTGTTCGAGATTCGAAGGCGAAGACGAAATCGGCGTGGACATCCGTACTTTTGGGTTCTCCCTCGACCCGCCGATTCATGGTTTGATATTCATTATAATGACCCAAGAATCCCAGACGAATATTTCAGGAAACAGCTTCGAATGAGAAGAGCTACTTTTCGTTTGCTTTTGGATGTCCTTCGCCCATACATCACAAGACAAAACACTCGTTTTAGAAGGTGTATTGAGCCAGAAAAGGTATTGGCAATTGGGCTCACGCGCTTAGCTCATGGAGGAACATACGTTTCGATTGGGCCTGGTTTTAACGTTGGGACAACGACAGTAATCGAGGCCGTCGAAGACGTCGTTACAGGACTGGTTTCTATAAAACATGATTATATCAAATTCCCTGAAACTGAAGCTCAAGTTGTTGAAACGAGGGAAACTTTCGAAGAGCTTTCTGATCTTCCAAATGTGGCTGGTGCAATTGATTGCACACATGTCACGATCAAAGCCCCTACTGACAGCAGAGTCGACTACTTCAGTCGATTCCAGCGCTACGATATAATCGTCCAAGCCGTGGCTGATGGCAAGAAAAGATTCCTAGATGTAGCAGCTGGCTTTCCAGGATCCCTGCACGATGCACGCGTGTTACGGAACAGTCGCCTTTACAGACGATGCGAGAACCAAGAATTATTGACTGGTCCTACTATGAATGTTCTCGGCCGAGAGATTGGTCCATATTTGGTGGCCGATAGCGCTTATTTTTTGGCTCCCTGGTTACAAAAAGTTTACCCTGAAGGAACGCAAGATCCCGACGAAATTGCATTTAATGAGGAACTTTCCTCGGCCAGAGTTTCCGTGGAGTGCGCCTTTGGAATTCTGAAAAGTCGTTGGCGTATTTTGACAAAGCAAATCGAAAGCGGGGTTAGTTCTGTGAGTGATACAGTTGTAGCATGtgctgttttacacaatttctGCATTAATGCCGGCGATGAATGGGAATGGGATGATGGCGACGACGACGGAGGAAATGATAATGATGTAAATGTTTTGAGGGATGGCGACGATATCAGAGAACTACTAAAAGAGTACATTGCCATgtga
- the LOC140934318 gene encoding recQ-like DNA helicase blm-1 — translation MDEAERENAMRKLLATPPEYNFLFATPETVLTPALFELLQKLSSEKETKVIRQPSNRPNLLFHVVAKKADGKEAIVSLVKKEFPEQCGIIYCVERKDTIDIAYHLKTAGVNAVFFHAGMDVKSKQETVESWKLGAAHFIYATVAFGMGINKPDVRFVVHHSMPKDLESYVQEYSRAGRDCNDAHCYIFFRFEERTKHLPNISSLPDGDRKLVSLNGLNDMVKYCIIPVCRRQQIASYFGDGGAGINCDKSCDICSSGNLEHPIDFSDDAIQILNCVDSMRQLQPKVTTKLLVLTFHGSKSNAVISKGLENVNEYGKGKNKFSEKGLLKFIQCLIIKNIVHEQLPSANENSTTPYLEE, via the exons ATGGATGAAGcagaaagagaaaatgcaatgcgAAAACTTCTAGCGACTCCTCCTGAGTACAACTTTCTTTTTGCAACACCAGAAACCGTGTTAACTCCAGCTCTTTTTGAGTTGTTACAAAAACTGTCCTCGGAaa AAGAGACCAAGGTCATCAGACAGCCTTCAAACCGCCCAAATCTTCTTTTCCATGTGGTGGCAAAGAAAGCAGATGGCAAAGAGGCAATTGTGTCACTTGTCAAAAAGGAATTCCCAGAACAGTGTGGCATTATCTACTGTGTAGAAAGAAAAGACACCATTGATATTGCCTATCATTTGAAAACAGCAGGTGTTAATGCTGTATTTTTTCATGCTGGGATGGATGttaaatcaaaacaagaaactGTGGAATCATGGAAGTTGGGTGCTGCGCATTTCATTTATGCAACTGTTGCATTTGGGATGGGCATTAACAAACCTGATGTAAGATTTGTCGTACACCACAGTATGCCCAAGGATTTGGAAAGTTACGTTCAAGAATACAGTCGGGCGGGAAGAGATTGCAATGATGCGCACTGTTATATCTTCTTTAGGTTTGAAGAAAGAACAAAACACTTGCCCAATATCTCATCGCTACCAGATGGGGATCGCAAATTGGTGTCCTTGAACGGTCTGAATGATATGGTCAAGTACTGTATTATCCCAGTTTGTAGAAGGCAACAGATCGCATCTTATTTTGGTGATGGTGGGGCTGGAATAAACTGTGACAAGTCATGTGACATTTGTTCAAGTGGTAATTTGGAACATCCCATAGACTTCAGTGATGATGctattcaaattttaaactgtgtCGATTCTATGCGGCAGCTACagccaaaagtgacaacaaaGTTGTTGGTATTAACATTCCATGGATCAAAGTCAAATGCTGTTATTTCAAAAGGCTTAGAGAATGTCAACGAGTATGGCAAGGGCAAAAACAAGTTTAGCGAGAAAGGATTACTGAAGTTCATACAGTGCTTGATCATTAAAAACATTGTGCATGAACAACTACCCTCTGCAAATGAGAACAGCACAACACCATACTTAGAGGAATAA
- the LOC140934319 gene encoding uncharacterized protein, with amino-acid sequence MEAENEGEMLEPMVCVMDFECTTDEMKEFEAVHVGWKYLGERDSYQEAGTAMDVLRDAKARTVEDGKERKVYVYAHNMRGFDSSFILHALYDLGYQIVKALSVGAKYLSFECGNLIFRDSLNFFNMVLEKLPATFNLTETHKGFFAYSWICEDKYGYVGLYPPAEDYHPERMSEKRRKQFYAWYKEKVESNAVFDFDKEVSAYLHSDVEVLAQSLEAFGQEMFELTGVNPVIKCVTIASTANKVWRKNFLIRDLIALEPRNGWRQNQQNQSVEAYQWLEFENSKIGGGIQHVRNSLDGEARVLTPAQSYNVDGFHADSNTVYKYQGCIFHGCKRCFSLQRQKKRHCHPDRTVEEVYQATCLKTAILREAGYTVIEKWGCEFAEQKKTDPELQSFLKNFELVSPLEPRDAFFGGQTGATTLYAKAAEGEEILYNIDNYFGIAQVDILAPERLFHPVLPVREGGKLTFPLCRTCVKDEMSKPLLERSNMCGHTREQRMLHGTWCTLELQKAVEKGYQIIKIHEVWHFTPENRCTGLFADYVNTWLKLKQESAGWPAGVETPEQKAAYIRDYKKHEGIKLEHVTENPGRKSIAKMLLNSLWGKFGERQNKPMTHCITQPAHLFRILDDKTFEISAIRICSQDVMEIVTTTAEEEYERSFKTNVFVAAFTTSLARLKLYEALDFLGDRALYYDTDSVIYKTKPGQEKLPLGPYLGQFTDELGGDFIVEFCSGGAKNYGYLTKKGKVECKVRGFTLNYETLQILNYYTMRDNILRELNQPLQQRREMAITIPDFFA; translated from the exons ATGGAGGCAGAGAACGAAGGAGAAATGCTAGAACCCATGGTTTGTGTCATGGACTTTGAATGCACAACGGATGAAATGAAAGAGTTTGAAGCAGTGCATGTTGGATGGAAGTATCTGGGCGAGAGGGATAGTTACCAGGAAGCGGGAACAGCTATGGATGTATTGCGTGACGCCAAAGCGAGAACTGTTGAGGACGGAAAAGAACGGAAAGTTTATGTGTACGCTCACAATATGCGTGGTTTCGATTCATCTTTTATTTTGCATGCTTTGTATGATCTTGGCTACCAGATTGTCAAAGCATTGAGTGTGGGTGCCAAGTATTTGTCGTTTGAGTGCGGTAACCTTATTTTTCGtgattctttaaatttttttaatatggTGCTAGAGAAATTACCAGCGACCTTCAATTTGACGGAAACCCACAAAGGATTTTTCGCGTATTCGTGGATATGCGAGGACAAATATGGATACGTGGGCCTTTATCCACCAGCAGAGGACTACCATCCAGAAAGAATGTCCGAGAAACGCCGTAAACAGTTTTACGCATGGTACAAAGAAAAAGTGGAGAGCAATGCGGTGTTTGATTTTGACAAGGAAGTCTCTGCCTATTTGCATAGCGATGTTGAAGTCCTCGCACAGTCGTTGGAAGCATTCGGCCAAGAAATGTTTGAACTGACTGGAGTTAATCCAGTGATTAAATGCGTGACCATTGCGAGTACCGCCAATAAAGTATGGAGAAAGAACTTTCTCATTCGAGATCTCATTGCCCTTGAACCCAGAAACGGTTGGCGTCAAAACCAACAAAATCAGAGTGTGGAGGCTTACCAGTGGTTGGAGTTTGAAAATTCCAAGATTGGCGGCGGAATTCAG catgtGCGAAACTCGCTCGATGGCGAAGCCCGTGTTTTAACACCAGCTCAGTCCTACAATGTGGATGGTTTTCACGCAGACAGCAATACTGTGTACAAGTACCAGGGATGCATTTTTCACGGCTGCAAACGATGTTTTTCTCTCCAGCGCCAAAAGAAGAGACATTGCCATCCGGACCGAACAGTCGAAGAAGTCTATCAAGCCACTTGCCTAAAGACCGCCATCCTCAGAGAGGCTGGCTACACTGTGATTGAAAAATGGGGCTGCGAGTTTGCCGAACAGAAAAAAACGGACCCAGAACTCCAATCCTTCCTGAAAAACTTTGAATTAGTGTCACCACTCGAGCCACGAGATGCCTTCTTTGGCGGACAAACTGGCGCCACAACCCTGTATGCCAAAGCCGCTGAGGGAGAAGAAATTTTGTAT AACATTGACAATTACTTTGGTATCGCTCAAGTGGACATCCTTGCGCCTGAGCGACTTTTTCATCCCGTTCTACCCGTCAGAGAAGGAGGAAAACTCACGTTTCCGTTATGCAGAACCTGTGTTAAAGACGAAATGAGCAAACCGCTCCTCGAACGTAGTAATATGTGTGGTCACACTCGCGAGCAGCGAATGTTACATGGTACCTGGTGCACCCTAGAATTGCAGAAAGCCGTCGAGAAGGGGTACCAAATTATCAAGATCCATGAAGTCTGGCATTTTACACCAGAGAACCGCTGCACTGGTCTGTTTGCCGATTATGTGAACACCTGGCTGAAGCTAAAACAGGAGAGCGCTGGTTGGCCCGCAGGTGTTGAAACCCCAGAACAGAAAGCTGCCTATATCCGAGACTACAAGAAACACGAGGGGATTAAACTGGAGCATGTCACAGAAAATCCGGGCCGAAAATCGATTGCGAAGATGCTTTTGAACAG TTTATGGGGCAAATTTGGCGAACGTCAAAATAAACCGATGACCCATTGCATCACGCAGCCTGCTCATTTGTTCAGGATCCTGGATGACAAAACCTTTGAAATTTCTGCCATACGTATCTGTTCCCAAGACGTGATGGAAATCGTCACTACCACCGCGGAAGAAGAATATGAACGGAGCTTTAAAACAAACGTGTTCGTCGCGGCCTTCACGACATCTCTGGCTCGCCTTAAGCTGTATGAAGCCCTTGATTTTTTAGGTGACCGAGCTTTGTATTACGATACAGACTCGGTCATCTACAAAACCAAACCTGGTCAGGAAAAACTGCCACTGGGTCCATACCTCGGACAGTTTACAGATGAACTTGGCGGTGACTTTATCGTGGAATTTTGCAGTGGTGGTGCCAAGAATTACGGCTATCTTACCAAGAAAGGCAAAGTGGAATGTAAGGTACGCGGGTTCACCCTTAATTATGAGACACTCCAGATTCTCAATTACTACACAATGCGGGATAATATCCTGAGAGAATTGAATCAGCCCCTGCAGCAGCGGCGAGAAATGGCCATTACGATTCCTGATTTCTTTGCCTGA